The stretch of DNA attctaaatttaCTTTGTTTCAATAATAGCAGCAGTATTTGGGTACTTCATGCATCGTTATCAGACTTTGACCATGCGGGTGTTAGAGTGTTTGATGTCAGTGTCACCTGACtacagaaaaaccttttccacaCTGAGTGATGAACCATCCTTTCTTCTCCTAAAAACTGCAAACTGATCCATGAATGCATTCAGTTTTAAATGTAGCTAGCCCAGACTTTGAGAGGCATAGttgcatttccttttttaatactCTGCAATCAGTAATTTAATTATTAAGTAGGTTAATTATATGCTTATTAAGCTATTGTCTctgcacaaaagaaaatactgctttatttttaatgcccTCTCCCTGAAGAGGAAAATCTCTGTGATCATGTTAAAGAAATGGAATGCAGATTCAGTATCTGACTGTTATAAGTGGTAAAATATCAGCCAGCCAGGCAGAAGATTACATTTGCTCATTTCAAGTGAAGTGAATAAACTGTCTTCATCACAGTATGAATCATCTGAAGTCTGGAATTACAGTTCTGCTGCCCTGTTTAGATTGtggaaattaatatttctaGTTACTGTGTCTTCTCTTGGTTACATCTTTGTTGTTTTGATGGAGAAGGAGTGACTgaggctctgccctgctggcatGCAAGACCTCAGGATTCTGGGATGTCATTCCCACAGCTTCAGCATTTACTGCTCTTTGGTTGTATTTGTACTTGTGTGTGGGCCAAGAGTCTTTATACATATAAACATTAtagaaaagagatgaaaaatgcaTAATAAATTCTGATTTCAGACTGGGGAAACAATTGCAGCCAAACCTGCATCAGTTGCGTGCTTTGAGAGTACAGGCTGTacatttgttttgatttcataGTGTAGAGATTCAGAAATTCTGTGTGGCTCCACAGTAGGACCTGTTTTTAGTATCCTTTAGCACAGTTTTGGTGGCTGTGATCTCAGAATGAGATGTGATTTGTGTACCAGGTGGTGCTCTTAACTTTGGaggaaaagtgctttttttttttattttaaaatgagtaaTTTCCTGATCGCATCAGATAACACCTGAAGTGCAAGCAAATTTTCaagcatttcttttatttcacgTTAGAAATTATTCCTGAATCTTACATTAAATGCCAAGCAAGCTTCTCAACAATCTGATGTTTAAGCATGaggatattttttaattgagtAAATGATACTACTCTATATAGCCTGTGATGGGAAATGTAAAAGGGATTCTGTCCAGAGCAGGGTGATTGATTAATCAATGTCTGTTACCTTGCTCTTTGTTCCAGCACCTTTTCCACAGTAGTCATTCAGCCACTCTGGTGTGTTTGGACAGGATTTATTCAGGTGCTTCCTCCTTTCCATGCATTCTTCTTGGCTGACTTGGAAAATGATCTTAGTTTAGATCCATCTTCTGTTTTACCAAAAATGCCCCATGAGggtaaaagcaaagaaacaaatggTGAAGGTGTTAACTTGCACTTTCATGGGAAACATGTTAAATGCCAGTTGGATGGAGCAGAATAATTCACCCTGCAGAGGTGGGatcacaaattaaaacaaagaggTAACTTCCATGGGTTCTCATCCTAACTTGCTGTATCTCCTAGAAGGCGTAAAGACAGACATGAAGCCAGTGGGTTTTCAAGACGACCAGATCCAGATtctgatgaagatgaagattaTGAAAGGGAAAGACGGAAAAGAAGTAAGGGAGCTACTTATGGTTTTGGTAtggacagagaagaaaaagagggaggGGAATTCACAGTTCTATTTCATGGATTCTGTATTTCTCTGTCCTCATATGAGTACACTATTAATTCTGAGCCTTTAGAATAAATCTGGCATTTTATTACAACATAATATAATGCAGAATACTGGTATTTTTCCATGGAGGCAGATGGCAGCCAAATTACTTGTGGAAATCTCTGTTTAACCTTGTTTTGTAGATACCTGTAGTAAGTTCCTGCATGGTGTAGTTTCCAGGGAAGGGGTGAAACATGACATCAGGCTGTGAGAATCACTGAGTTTTTCACTATTGTAGCTTTTCATTCCTGCGTTTGTTACATCAGTGCCCTTAGAGTTTGTCAGGTCATGTGGATCAGAAATACGGCTTTGCATAAACAAAATTagtctttattctctttcagcAACAAAGTTACAGTAAATAATTCAGGTTTGTTGTGATATCCTCCAAGTGTGTTGTGTTCCATTTTGCTCCTAGGTATGGGAGGAGCTGCCATTGCACCACCCACTTCTCTCGTTGAGAAGGACAAAGAACGTGAGTACTCCAAAATCCTCTTCTCTAAACCCAGCAGTGTTGATTTCTCCCTCAGCTTTCTATTCAGTTCAgtcctcctgcttttcccattgGATTCTTTTAGCAGCAGGACATGAACAAGTTCTTGGTTCATgggggcaggctctggggcaccTGTCATGCTGCCCTGCTTCACATCTCTGTTCTGAAGAAATCTTTCTGTATTGCTGGACAAATGGCTTGGCAAACTGGCTGTTACAACCATGTGCAGCTACACACTTCTGATATAAAAGAGGAAATGTCACAGTCAGGTTTTCTGGGTAGACTAGAAATCTCCACAGTGTGGAGAGGGAATTTTTCCATTGCTCTTTCCTTGAGGAGGTACTTACTAAAGGAGTTATGCACTAGAGACaaaattttagaagtttttcaGGGTAGTTTAGCTGAAGAGATTTGTGTGCAGTGGTGGTGTGAGGATCTCAGTTGTCCACGAGATGGCATCATCCTGCTATAGGAACAAAatcattcccttttttttcctatgtctAACTGTTGTAAAttctaaaatctaaaataattaCCAGTATGTTGTATATTTCTAAAAGTAATAAGGAAAAATCTTATGCACACAAGCTTTTCTTTGGGAGTCATTGTATTTATGAcaagattaaaatgaaaaaaatacctcaaagcTCAAGTGAATGATACAGTGAAAGCATTTGACATGTGTAAACATTCAAAACAGAAAGACATTGTTTTTAGTAAATAATTAAGAACAATTGATCAGTGTCAAGGAAAAGTAAACACCGTCTGGAAATGTTAGAAATATCCTTAAGGAGggagattttaaaatgtgacaTGGTCCCACAAAGAAACCTTTGTATGGCTTCTTACTTGATGCTCAAATCCAGACTggaaaaaaccaagaaaatattGGTGTAGCAAAAGTCCCATAGTCCAGTCtatctgttttttaaataggaattatttttcctcatattATATCTTCAAACTTCATGTGTGACCTTCTATTTGATAAGATACAATAGCTAGTGTAGAAGGAAATATTCTAAAATTAGGTCAGTCTAATAAAAGTCTGTAAGTCCAttcaaaagttattttttctaGTGTTTTAgtacatgggtttttttttattttgctatttaACTTGTCAGTGAAAGGCGATTTAATAATCTAATCAGTATGATTGAGATATCCAGATccccaggaagagctgcagtTCAGAAATTGCCAGTGAGATGGGTTTCATTCATTCTTTTTAATAGACTGGCTTCTCTTCTCTTCAAATGTGCAGTGTATTTTTATTACAGTCCTTGGGCCCTGAGTTGTGTGCATTGATCTATTTTTGTCATAATTCTGTTTCTGATGAATGGGAGTTTGTCCTCCAGATAAAGTCTTTGTAGTGCAGGTGGTTTCTTAATGTTCCTTTTCTCCATTTAATAAGAGGTTAATAAATGCATTATAGAGCTGTGGAGAACTGCATCCAGTGAGGAAAACCCAGAATAACTGACATGTTGTTTctgagagagacagagaggtGAGGGGATGTTAAAACAGACTGTGCAAAGGAAACATTCTTCTGATTTGGATTTATGTGGGAGACCTTTTCATaatttgttaggattttatttaaaaaatcccaaatgtcTGTTTTCTCCAGCTGTAGCATCATTCCCATATGAGGAAGAGTCAAGACCTCGGGCACCTTCTTCCAAAGCAGCCATTCCTCCTCCAGTGTATGATGAGCCAGAGAGACCTCGTTCTCCCACGGGACCCAGCAACTCCTTCCTCGCCAACATGGGGTAAATGAGTGACTCCTGCACATTTTGTGGGGAAAGGCATTGGAAGGTGGTGGAAACCAAAACTGAAATAGTTTGTCAGGAAAGAAGAGCACAACCCATTGCATGTATGTGGTTAGTCTGAGTTCAGAGAGTCCAAACTGGCAGGATACAGGAAAAAATGTGGATTGGCAGGACTGGAGGAAACACATCTGAGGTGGTTGCATTCAGGGCCGTGCTTTTAAGCCACACTCCAGCATAAAGTGTTTATGGCCTGTACAAGCCAAACAATGCAGTGTACTTGAAAACACAGGTGGCATGTTAGTTCTAggtttcttttccagctttgtCTTAAATTTGCTGCATAGCATAGCAGCAAATTGGTATTTCAAATCATTTCAGCTCTGCTTTGTTCAAGAATTCAGAGTGTATTTGCATGAGTGtaacagcagctgtggctgcaaaTCTGCCCATTTACTTTCCTGCCTTGTATGTGATGCTTGTGTTAACTACCGTGACTAACTTCACAGAGTGAAGGTGAATCTTCAGCTAAAAACAGCTTAGAGACTTCGTTTTtgggtttggtgggtttttttaattgtccaGAAAAGGATAACCAAACTTGGTACTGTTGGACCAGCTTGTGCATTGTTACCACCTCTAATTAACAGTACCATGGAACCCTCACTTCATTGAAGGAAGGGCTAAAACTCTGACCTTACCTGCCTTTCTTTGACCTCACAATTTGTTATTTCTTCTGTGACTTAGTGTTTTAATCTTTTAGCATTACCTAGCCAGACTTTTTAGCCTtttgcttaggaaaaaaaaaagccatataaCTTGTAGAAGCTCCTGTCTTTTCTGCCTCTGTGTAAAGAAATTTTAGGAGGTAGAATATTTGAGCACTCAGGAGAAATACAGTGTTAATGTTTTGTGGAAGGAGCCTTTATGAactgatgttttttttctcattgcagGGGGACAGTAGCTCACAAAATCATGCAGAAATATGGTTTCAGAGagggccaggggctgggcaAACATGAACAGGGGCTCAGCACAGCACTGTCAGTAGAGAAAACAAGCAAGAGGGGTGGCAAGATCATTGTTGGTGAATCTACAGAGAAAGGTAATTGTGTCCTGCACCAAGTGTGTGAGAAATGAAGCTCCTGGGTTTCTGTTTACCATCTGTCCTTGTTGAAAACATTGGAGTTGGAAAAATTACTCATATTTGTTCTTGTGGACAAGTGATCCtgtatagatttttttttttttttagctcatcctccccttcctccaTCAGTTGTCCTCCTTTAGTGTTGGGGAAGCATCTTCACTTCCAGGGCTGATCCTGCTCTGCCCTCATGGCTTTTTGCCTGTCACATCCTGGTGATGTTTCTGTCATTTCCCTGCTCTTGTATGATCTCGAGACAACATCCAGGCTTCTGAGCACAAGTGGTGGAAGTCAGAATACTTTTAGTCTTGTAGTTCTTATGATACAGTTCTGAACTTAGGAATTATTTCCCTCAAAGAAGCACTACATTGTCAGTGTTACTGCTTAATTCACACCATTGGAATGGATTTTTCTGCTTACTGTCATTCCAGTGATTGTGAAGTAACTGTTCCTCACCAATATGAAATtacattttgtcttttattcCATCGTTTGATCAATAATATTCTGATAAAAGTCCCTAATTGAGCTTTAATCTTAAATTATTCCATGATTCACTGTTCTGTCTTCAAACAGAAACGGGCAAGAAGGCGGATTCCAACCCCTTGACTGAGATACTGAAATGTCCAACTAAAGTGGTCTTACTGAGGGTGAGTTGGGAGTAAGGGAATGTGTCTTGGTGTTGAAATGTTTAAACCTCTGTTCCTGATACAAAACTGCACAGTACAAACAGTTCTGGCCTGCACCCATGTGGTGTTCTGGAGAAATTATGTAACTTCCTGGGGTACAGGCTGTGACATTAAATCAACACTGCTTTAAATTGTTCAGTTCCTTTGTCTTAGTGACAGGGATCTGTCTCCTCCTGTAGCTGTTGAGCTTGTAAAGGATTCATGGTCACAGTTCACAGAGCATCTGTGATTTGTCTACACAGTCACCTGCACAGACTCCATCCAGTGAGCTGGGTTTATCCTTTGACTTTCAGAACATGGTTGGTGCTGGGGAGGTGGATGAAGACCTTGAAGTTGAAACTAAGGAGGAATGTGAGAAATATGGCAAGGTTGGAAAATGTGTCATCTTTGAGGTGAGAAATAATCTGTCTCTTTTTGGCTGCTCTGTAAGTAAATTGAGCACTCATCCCTCACAACTGGAGTGTTACTGCCTAAGAGGGCATACACAGACGATCTCTCAGGGTCCTTTACTGTGTTGGAATTCCAGATTTTCTGTATCTGTAAGATACAAGCTTCTATGAATAGCAACTGTGCAAAAATCACTTGAGTATTGTGTTTTTGgaacctttttattttgttctttcactGTCTTTGTGAAGAACAGCAGTTGAAGACAATATTCTCATTACTGTTCTAATTACATGtggcttggggtttttgttttgtttcagatccCTGGTGCCCCTGATGATGAGGCTGTAAGAATATTTTTAGAGTTTGAACGGGTTGAATCTGCCATCAAAGGTAGGGTCCTAAATTGTGTCCTGTGAACCTCAGAGTTAACTTCTGTGGAGAGGTTAAACAGTCTCACTGGTCAGGCTGTTCATTTAAAGAgatgtttattttattgaattgCTGCTTGCTGATCTGCTCTTCGTTTCAATTTCAGCTGTTGTGGATCTAAATGGAAGATATTTTGGAGGCAGAGTGGTGAAGGCTTGTTTCTACAACCTGGACAAGTTCAGAGTGCTGGATCTGGCGGAACaagtttgattttaaaaatctagCTCGAGGTGTCATTGTTTTGGCAATCACGTTTTCAGCAGTAGGCTGggaataaagaagagaaaagtAGCTTTCCTAGCAGACTGGAAACAAGCCTCATTGAATGGATTTTACACATTCGTTGTGACTTATGTTTTTTTGTAATATAAAGCCCTTTGAAAGTAAGATTCACGTCTGTGTGGTTTTGAATTGcacatttctgctttctgctctgGGAATCCTGGTTTTTTTGAGCTTTCAGATGACTGCTCTGTTGAAAACCCACTGCTGAGGAGATGCTTTGTCTGTATTCCTGCTTTCTTTGTTCTGGTGCTTCATCATGGAGTCCCTGTGCTGGATCCACAATAAGTCTGGAGCTTTGGACAAGGACTGTGTGTATGATCTTCTCTTCCCTGATGGTCTCTCCTAGAGTTAGAGCCTTGCTCTCCTGAGTCCTCATCTCTGCACACCAGTGATTTGGGTCATTGGGACAGTTGCAGCTGATTTTTCTCCTGACTCCAGGACAAAGCTTCTGTGCCAGAATGGAGACTAAGATAACACGGATTGAGTCTGTCttcacagattaaaaaaaaacaaaacaaaacaaaaaatccatgTCTAATCCATGGAAATGGAAAGAGGAGGGAATTTAATGGACTCTtggcaggagctctgtgctgttGGGCAGTCTGTGCTGGGAATATCCAGGGATAATTGATTTCAGGTCATtaggcagggagatgggaaacTCCTTCCTGTATCTGGCCAGCTGTCAGAATCTCACTTCTCTAACTCACACACAGGCAACTGACtttgtttaataatttcaaacctgctgtttgctctttctgtttatatttctatatttgaGGTCAAACACTATCAGGGTtaggatttcttttccttttgggaaGGAGTGTCTGTGGAAGTTTTCAACATAGGAGGCCATGGAGGGAAGTTCTCATGAAAATCTAAAGAGCTGACAGACTAAACTACTAAACACTACTACTCTTATTTTTAACTTGCTGTAAAATAGTACACAGCTCTCTGCTCCTGGTTTTATGTTTACTTTTTGTTTGGGAACAGTATGTGACAAAGAGTTGGCAAGAGGTGACTCTGCAGTGGTGGCAGTTGTCTCTGCCCCATTGCACCCAGAATTGTGCAGATACTGAAGTGGCTGTGAGCCCTGAGAGCATTTTAGCTGTTTGAAAGCTCATGCTGGATATCTTCTTCCTGTTACACACACGgactggggggaggggggacagACCTGTAGTTCAACGCTGTGAATATCTCCAGTTCTTGCCCTTCTGTTGAGTTTTGGCTGCAAATTTCTATGACAAACCCTTGGGTCTTGTGTTTTGCCTATTTTGTCTGCTTGTGTTCCACTAACCTCTGTACAAACATTTGCTtgtaaaacagaattttttaaaaaactggtATTTTACCTGCTGTGTGTTGGCTTCCTTACTCTGCTCTTGTGTTGTGTAAGGCagtcccccagagctgggcacttTCTCTGATTCACCCTCACTGCAGCAGAGGTGAGGAACAGGCCTGACACCAAAACCACGGGACTTGGGGCAAAAACAGAATCTAGATTCTGTTCCTACctctgctcttcattttctctttggctTTGAGCAACACTATTTTGCTGCTGTGTAGTAAAACAAAGATAGCCTGGTATGAATTAGCATAGGTTTGCTTGTGGTACTCAAATAATTTGAGTGGCTGCTGTAGGAAGTTTAACCACAGGTAACAGATTGAAGGTGATCTGAACGTAGCTTGAAATATGACTTGGTTTTAAGCAAAGTGATTTATTTATGGCTCTTATTTCAGCAAATACCTCTTGAGTGACTAGGCTGTAAGCATTCCCTGAGGTGCACAGGCTGGATTTTGTGCCTTTAAGCAGCTGTTCAGCTTTTTAGCACCAGCTTCTGAGCTTCCAGTCTGGTAACTTGGAGGTTTTCCACTTGCTGAAAATGGCTTTATTGACAACTTTTGAACCATTTCATTCTGAGAATCCTTATTGTGGTTGAAGACAGGAGTAAAGTTTATCCATGAAAATGTAGGGGAGAGGGTTTGTTCATTTAGTATTTAGTGTAGGAGATTCATGctgtaaatgtgtttttctgtacCATGGGGACACTGAAGCAAGCCAACCTGGAGCAGATCTGCATCCCCTGAGTTCCATCTGCATGGTGGATGCTGTACAAACACGTGACAGTGGAGCCAGGTGTGTAAGCAGGTGATGCAAACAAACCTCTACAGGTGTGGAAACCTGCAAAGGTTCAGACACTCACTGAGCTCTGTGTCAGACTTTGTTTCCTTAGCAGGAGGCATTTTTTTGCGAATGCACCTTCTCCCTGTTTTTCAACACTCTGAATGTGTTGGCTCAGACTTTCTCAGGCATGTTTGTATCTTGCATGTCATGAAAAATTTGGTTCTGAATTTACTTCTCTGCTGGAGAATTGGCCTCCTCTGGAATCTTGCCACTGACTTCTATTTCTAGTAGTTTCTCAAATAAGTTTTTTTCTAACacctccagctcttcctgcttACACatccctttttctcctctctttcatCAGTGCCCTTTCCAAAGGCTCAGCAGCGCTTAATTTGGAGCTCTTTGCAGCTACCAAGTTTTATTTGGTGGTTTGTCTTTACACCCTGGAAACTGTGCAGCCACCTCATTCTGTCATGTACGTATGTAATGACTGGTCTGAAGcgataatatttttgtttttgtgtgaTGCCCTAAAAGGTTCTGATTTCACAGCAAGTGAAGAGGATGATGGTCTGTTAAGAATATTTACCTTACTGGCAGTGCAGGATTGGTTATAGTGCTTCAGGTGAAGCACTGGGTATTTTTCAGGTATGATTTCCTGAATTTAAACTTTAATTCCTTGGTTTAAGCACCTGTGTAAATGCTGTGATTCTCTAATGCATTGAATAACTGTCTCTCCTCTTGGGCTAAATATGAACTGTTCATTGCTTCTGGGAACTCAGATTAGATGCCTTCTTAGAGAGACTTGAGTGTCCTGAAGCCACCAGGAAGCTGAGAGGGACGTGTAGGACGTGTCAGCCCAAAGCTGAATGAGGTGCCTGGTGTATTAACAACCCTGAGGTCTTAAGAACAGGGATTTGCACAGTGGCATCATCCTTTGCTGCCTTGTTCTCTTCCTAATTCAGAACACTGGCTACTATTTTAATAGGAGGGATTTAGTGACTTGATTACTTTTCTAATTGTTAAAACCCCAAGGTGTTgttgctgagcagcagcagcagctatttCAGAGCCCATCGTTAAGCACATAGGTTATGATTTACATTCTCACCTGCACTGTTCTGCACTTAAGCTATGTTGAATTTCACCTGTCAGACTATCACTTTGTCTGCTCAGACTAAAATCTGATGTGAGATGTAGCTTGCAGGGAACATTTCTAACATTGCTATTGTCAAAATCTTAAGTTTGCTTTGCCACTGTTACATGAAAGTGAGAATTGTTGCCCTGAAGAACTTTCTGTCTGAATAGccatggagggagggaggcaggtaCAAGAAATATCTTGCCCAAGGACATGCAGAGGGTGGTTGGGAGTGTGGGGATTGCACCCTATTCCCCTGTACTTGCAACTCTGCAACCAAAACCCACATTCCTCGTGGAGCTGCTTTTTATTGTGGCAACAGAAAATGGTAAAATCTCTTAGCCTTGAGCTTTGGATTCTGAAGCAAGTTCAGAAGGAGATGTAATTCATGTGCTGCAGTCCATGTAAATGGTTGCCTTAGGATGGGTTTATCTGAAACCAGGCTCCTGTGGGAGATTTGAGCATGTCAGGGTATTTTACCCTTCTGTGCAATGGAAAATATGTGTTGTAACCTCATACAATTTTCTTAAAGATAGACAAATCTGGAAGGTTTCAAGGAGGATCTTAAACTCTCAGATCCTTCTTGTTCCACAAGCAGAAGCTTAATGGGGGAGTAAGAACTTTCAGTCCTCACAGCACTTGGTGCAAGAGGCCCTGAGCAAGACTAAGATTCACCCTCTGTTACATTTAATTCAATCCCATGTTCGTGCCTGGGATTGCTCCTCCTCAGGTACAGGGCTTGGCATTTCTCATGGAGCTCAGTGGTGTTCCTGCCAGCCTCTTCCCAGCCTGCCCAGGTCCCTCTGGGTGGCAGCATGACCCTCTGAGGTAGCTGCCACTCCTCCCAGTCTATGTGAGCTGCAAATTTGCTTTAACGAAGGTTTTAAAgagggctggagccagcactGACCCCTGGAgctcaccagcagctcctggcctcCAGCCAGACCCTGAGCCACTGATCACTGGGACCAGGCATTCAGACAGTTTTTGGTgtctgctcctgcagcttcaAGAGCTTCTTTATTAGGAGGGCCTTACAGATGACAGTGTTTGGAAGTTTTACAGAAGTCCAGGTAGACAATAcccacagctctccctgccaggcCAGTCTTTCATTGTGGAAGGTTGAGCTGGGTGAGCATGACTTCCCCTCAGTGAATCCAAGCTGGCTGCTACTGCTTTTCTTGTCATTCATAGAAACAGTGTTAGACTAGCTTCTCCCAGAATtgtagaaattatttaaaattctcTAAAACTTGAAAGAGAGCAAGAACATCCATACAGCTGAGGTCAATGTAGGGATGCCTCTGGCACTGGTAATGTGCTCCTAGCTGGGTACAAGACTAACCCCATTCCTTTTCCCAAAaaaggcaggagctgcttgTGATCATGGAAGCCTTAGTGTTGCTTACAAGCACTTTCTGTCACAGTAAGTTCAGTACTGGATTGAGTCCTTAGGGAAATCCCTGCCTTTAGGTGATGCGATAGTTGTCCTTAAACACAAACAGGGATTGATTGTGTTTAGCAGTGTGTGCTCTGTAAATTTGCTGTCACTGAGcaatgagaggacacagccaggagatTTGgattcctgctgtgctgctctggggagatgtAGATTCTTCATAGATGGGTTTGAAAGTAGCACCTGGGcttaggaatttttttggtgtgtCCTATAGACAGGACTTTCATTGAAAGACTTCCCTCTTGCCTTGTGATGCTGATTTTATTCAAGCTGCAGAGCAGTTAAAGAGCAATCCCAGTGTCTTATCATCCGTTTGGTTTATCCTCACACATCACCACTGGCTTCTGGTTGTGGCTGTAGAAGGTACTTCTGAAGCCCAGCTGGAAATGatcaggcagctcctggcaggacacGTGGCCCTTGACTTTGTGTTTAATATGTGAACACAGCTTTTTGTTACCTGTGATGTAGTTTAGAGGGTAAATTCATCTGCTTTGCCTTGTTTTgattcataaaatcatagaatggtttggattgtaAGGGCTCtcaaagaccatctagttccaaacccctgccatgggcagagacactttccactagaccaggttgctcaaaaaTTAACCTTCTCCTCAAAAGACTTCAGTGACATTTCCTGCTTCACAGAGGAtgacaggattttttaaggatgcAAAAGCTGATAATTATACGAGCTGTTCATAACATCAGCCAGAGCTGAAAGACCTTAACCCCTGAGCAGCCCTGGATGTAGTAATAGATACTCATGTGAGGAGCAGTAAAGGAGTAGctgctcctttttcctcctcactGGAGGATTTATTAACTCTGAAACTTTTTCTAAATGAGTGCTTGGGTTGGTAAGATTGCCTTTCTTTCTGCGGGTCAGTGGGTTAAAGGTGCTGCTTGCCTTTGTATGTCTAAGTGATTTTACCTCCTATttactgcagaaaatattttgtgccAATCGAGGTGCAACCCAGCCAGTTAgtggcaagaagaaaaaaaatgctgtgaagtCTGCAAGACTTTTAAGTGCTGGACAAAAAGGTGGGCAAACCTTAAGTCTTTCACTTCTGTTTCTGAAGA from Poecile atricapillus isolate bPoeAtr1 chromosome Z, bPoeAtr1.hap1, whole genome shotgun sequence encodes:
- the LOC131573388 gene encoding splicing factor 45 isoform X1, whose translation is MSLYDDLGVETSDSKTEGWSKNFKLLQSQLQVKKAALTQAKSQRTKQTTVLAPVIDLKRGSSSDERQIVDTPPHVAAGLKDPVPSGFSAGDVLIPLADEYDPMFPNDYEKVVKRQREERQRQRELERQKEIEEREKRRKDRHEASGFSRRPDPDSDEDEDYERERRKRSMGGAAIAPPTSLVEKDKEPVASFPYEEESRPRAPSSKAAIPPPVYDEPERPRSPTGPSNSFLANMGGTVAHKIMQKYGFREGQGLGKHEQGLSTALSVEKTSKRGGKIIVGESTEKETGKKADSNPLTEILKCPTKVVLLRNMVGAGEVDEDLEVETKEECEKYGKVGKCVIFEIPGAPDDEAVRIFLEFERVESAIKAVVDLNGRYFGGRVVKACFYNLDKFRVLDLAEQV
- the LOC131573388 gene encoding splicing factor 45 isoform X2 codes for the protein MSLYDDLGVETSDSKTEGWSKNFKLLQSQLQVKKAALTQAKSQRTKQTTVLAPVIDLKRGSSSDERQIVDTPPHVAAGLKDPVPSGFSAGDVLIPLADEYDPMFPNDYEKVVKRQREERQRQRELERQKEIEEREKRKDRHEASGFSRRPDPDSDEDEDYERERRKRSMGGAAIAPPTSLVEKDKEPVASFPYEEESRPRAPSSKAAIPPPVYDEPERPRSPTGPSNSFLANMGGTVAHKIMQKYGFREGQGLGKHEQGLSTALSVEKTSKRGGKIIVGESTEKETGKKADSNPLTEILKCPTKVVLLRNMVGAGEVDEDLEVETKEECEKYGKVGKCVIFEIPGAPDDEAVRIFLEFERVESAIKAVVDLNGRYFGGRVVKACFYNLDKFRVLDLAEQV